The following nucleotide sequence is from Komagataeibacter medellinensis NBRC 3288.
TCACGCAGCACCTGCAGCTTGTCGGTGCAGTTGCGCAGGCCAAATGCAATGGAGACGCGGTCCACCGAATTGTCAGCCAGTGGAATGGCCTCGGCATCGACGGCAAGGAAGTTGAGGCCGGATACAAGCCCGCGCTCCAGCGCGCGGTTGCGGCCCACGCTCAGCATGCTGACATTGATGTCGGACAGGATGGCAGGCCCGCCGCCGCCGCGCAGCCAGCCGAACGAGATGTCGCCCGTCCCGCCCGCCAGGTCGAGCAGCGACAGGTCCGGGTGGGGTGCGAGTTCATTGACGAATATCTTCTTCCACGCGCGGTGGATCCCCAGCGACATCACATCATTCATGATGTCGTATTTGGAGGCCACGCTGTCAAAGACTTCGCGCACCATGGATTTCTTTTCGCGCAATGGCACATCGCGGAAGCCGAAATCGGTTGTATCCGCGTGGCGGTCACCGGGACGGCCTGCGGAAGGGGAGGGATGGTAGGGCTGGCTATTGTCGGTCATGATGCACAGGTATAACCCCAGATGAGGCCATGCCGGAACTCCCTGAAGTCGAAACTGTGATGCGCGGGATGCGAGTGCATCTTGAAGGTCACACTATTTCCCGCGCCAGCACGCACCATACCGGGCTGCGCTGGCCGTTTCCCCCCGGTCTGGCTGCAAGCCTTGCGGGCCGCCGCGTGGATGGATTCGCCCGGCGGGGGAAATACATCCTCATCACCCTTTCGGGCGGCATGGTCCTGGTCATGCATCTGGGCATGTCGGGACGGGTGCTGCTTTCGACACCTGTGGAAGCGATGCCACCCGCCCTTCACGAACATCTGGTGATCGAGACGGCCGAGGGCGCACGCTGCGGACTGGTTGACCCCCGCCGGTTCGGTATGGTCGATCTTGTAACGGCAGGTGCTG
It contains:
- a CDS encoding class I SAM-dependent methyltransferase is translated as MTDNSQPYHPSPSAGRPGDRHADTTDFGFRDVPLREKKSMVREVFDSVASKYDIMNDVMSLGIHRAWKKIFVNELAPHPDLSLLDLAGGTGDISFGWLRGGGGPAILSDINVSMLSVGRNRALERGLVSGLNFLAVDAEAIPLADNSVDRVSIAFGLRNCTDKLQVLREARRILRPGGRFLCLEFSRVQVAAFAPVYDAWSFHVLPRMGAAIAGDRESYQYLAESIRMFPDQETLADMMREAGLERVSYQNLSGGIAAIHSGWKI